Proteins from a single region of Chryseobacterium sp. T16E-39:
- a CDS encoding MliC family protein: MKRNIFVATALVALFLTSCTKEKNAADTSSATVDTLSSKPSDSATVSPNKDEIVKSTSKDSSGKTLEMTFNNTKNTATVVFNKETIELQGQKPASGIWYKNDHYELRGKGEEIELTKDGKTVFKK, translated from the coding sequence ATGAAAAGAAACATTTTCGTTGCTACTGCATTAGTAGCATTATTTTTGACGTCATGTACAAAAGAAAAGAATGCAGCAGATACTTCATCTGCTACTGTAGATACACTTTCTTCAAAGCCTTCGGATTCAGCTACTGTTTCGCCTAATAAAGATGAAATTGTAAAAAGCACTTCAAAAGACAGTAGTGGAAAAACATTGGAAATGACTTTCAATAACACCAAAAATACAGCAACAGTAGTATTTAATAAGGAAACAATTGAATTGCAGGGACAAAAACCAGCATCAGGAATCTGGTATAAGAATGATCATTATGAATTAAGAGGAAAAGGTGAAGAAATAGAGCTTACAAAAGACGGGAAAACAGTCTTTAAAAAATAA